A stretch of Sinimarinibacterium sp. NLF-5-8 DNA encodes these proteins:
- a CDS encoding TIGR00730 family Rossman fold protein: MKPAEDLDERLRAIRESPTYRLAYEDIELLGQEELRPLRLQLELLKPDRILHEQGIRSTVVVFGSARVSDAETAEARLGALERQARVTPEDVGLRQELARANLRVEQARHYEQARRFSGLISARFQQQNRRDFVVVTGGGPGIMEAANRGAFEVGARSIGLNITLPHEQAPNPYMCPNLAFRFHYFALRKMHFLLHAKGLVAFPGGYGTLDELFEVLTLIQTEKMQRIPVVLVGRAFWRRVVDFDLLLDEGYVSPSDLDLFTCVDEAEEIVSALERFYVNRAAGDGAT, encoded by the coding sequence ATGAAGCCCGCCGAAGATCTCGATGAACGCCTGCGCGCCATCCGCGAGTCGCCAACGTACCGTCTTGCGTACGAAGACATCGAGCTGCTTGGCCAGGAAGAACTGCGGCCGCTGCGACTGCAGCTCGAACTGCTCAAGCCTGACCGCATCCTGCACGAGCAAGGCATTCGCTCGACGGTAGTGGTCTTCGGCAGCGCACGCGTGAGCGATGCCGAGACGGCAGAAGCCCGTCTTGGCGCGCTGGAGCGTCAGGCGCGCGTCACTCCGGAGGATGTCGGGCTGAGGCAAGAGCTTGCCCGAGCCAATCTCCGGGTCGAACAGGCACGCCACTACGAGCAAGCGCGGCGTTTCTCGGGCCTTATTTCGGCGCGTTTCCAGCAGCAAAACCGCCGTGATTTCGTCGTCGTCACCGGGGGTGGGCCCGGCATCATGGAGGCCGCCAACCGCGGTGCTTTCGAGGTCGGCGCACGTTCGATTGGCCTCAACATCACGCTGCCCCACGAACAGGCACCCAACCCCTACATGTGCCCAAATTTGGCGTTCCGATTCCACTATTTCGCGCTGCGCAAGATGCACTTCTTGTTGCACGCCAAGGGCTTGGTGGCCTTCCCCGGTGGCTATGGAACGCTCGATGAGCTGTTCGAGGTGCTCACCTTGATCCAGACCGAAAAGATGCAGCGTATTCCGGTGGTGCTGGTCGGCCGTGCATTCTGGCGTCGCGTAGTTGATTTCGATCTTCTGCTCGACGAAGGCTATGTCTCTCCATCCGATCTGGACTTGTTCACCTGCGTAGACGAAGCCGAGGAAATCGTTAGTGCCCTCGAACGCTTTTACGTCAACAGGGCAGCAGGCGATGGGGCGACATGA
- a CDS encoding DUF2892 domain-containing protein encodes MQINVGSLDRIVRIVVGLVLLSLPLWLDSSWRWLGLIGFMPLITGLAGRCPGYRLLGLSTCPIQKKKPE; translated from the coding sequence ATGCAAATCAACGTTGGAAGTCTCGACCGCATTGTCCGCATCGTCGTCGGACTGGTTCTGCTCAGCCTCCCGCTGTGGCTGGATTCATCCTGGCGTTGGCTGGGACTCATTGGATTCATGCCGCTCATCACCGGCCTGGCTGGCCGCTGTCCGGGCTACCGTCTGCTTGGCCTGAGCACTTGCCCGATACAAAAGAAAAAACCGGAGTGA
- a CDS encoding efflux transporter outer membrane subunit, with protein sequence MKSKPRTPFLRATVTGLTPGRARPLALALSCVLLTACASVGPDYREPPPVDVGSGWSLPLASESQSADLSQWWSALDDPILDRLMATALAQNLDLRQAAARIDEARALRDRVAGEALPTAAAGASVNRRRQSENGPLPVGSIPGLDATQTIYDAGFDAAWEADLFGAKRRALEGASARLQATEAEAQGVRMRVVAEVARTWFTAVGARYELHAQQATLDTLQQTLELVRLRHALGDASAADVDAAYAQWTAVNALIPDIQARQRAAILSLGVLLGAPPERELALLDGPLTPSTLRALPVGERAEMLRRRPDVLAAERRLAASSADIGVATAELFPKLSIGVGGGFQALSTGDWFDASSSRFSILPLISWRLFDGGRVRAEIRAREAAERQAALAYEQAVLTALGDAERALGDYHGGLDTLERRGMALDAARTSYGHAKARYAAGDIALVELLAAQRSLHEAETAAARAHTNAAVQLVALYKALGGGWDVSTTASTATHPLRGAAAPVAFSSR encoded by the coding sequence ATGAAATCCAAGCCCCGCACTCCCTTTCTTCGCGCAACCGTCACCGGCCTGACCCCTGGGCGCGCGCGTCCGCTCGCGCTGGCCCTGTCCTGCGTGCTGCTGACTGCCTGCGCAAGCGTGGGCCCCGACTACCGCGAGCCGCCGCCGGTCGACGTCGGCAGCGGCTGGAGCTTGCCGTTGGCAAGCGAATCCCAGTCCGCAGACTTGAGCCAATGGTGGTCTGCACTGGACGATCCCATCCTCGATCGCCTGATGGCCACGGCGCTGGCACAGAACCTGGATCTGCGCCAGGCTGCGGCACGCATCGATGAGGCACGCGCCCTGCGCGATCGTGTGGCCGGCGAGGCATTGCCCACCGCCGCCGCTGGCGCGAGCGTCAACCGGCGCCGTCAAAGCGAGAACGGACCCCTGCCCGTAGGCTCGATCCCCGGCCTTGACGCCACGCAGACCATCTACGACGCGGGCTTCGACGCGGCCTGGGAGGCTGACTTGTTCGGGGCCAAGCGGCGCGCGCTGGAAGGCGCCAGCGCCCGCCTGCAGGCGACCGAAGCCGAGGCACAGGGCGTACGCATGCGCGTCGTGGCCGAGGTCGCGCGCACCTGGTTCACCGCCGTCGGCGCCCGCTACGAGTTGCACGCACAACAGGCCACACTGGATACGCTGCAGCAGACCTTGGAATTGGTGCGCCTGCGGCATGCGCTGGGCGACGCGTCGGCCGCCGACGTGGACGCGGCGTACGCCCAATGGACAGCAGTCAACGCGCTCATCCCGGATATCCAGGCGCGACAGCGCGCCGCGATACTCAGCCTGGGCGTGCTGCTGGGCGCGCCGCCGGAGCGGGAGCTGGCACTACTGGATGGCCCCTTGACGCCGAGCACGCTGCGGGCGCTGCCGGTGGGCGAGCGCGCAGAGATGCTGCGCCGGCGCCCGGACGTGCTGGCTGCGGAACGTCGCCTGGCAGCGAGTTCCGCCGACATCGGCGTGGCCACGGCCGAGTTGTTCCCCAAACTCTCCATCGGTGTCGGCGGCGGGTTCCAAGCGCTCAGTACGGGCGATTGGTTCGATGCATCCAGCTCGCGTTTTTCCATCCTGCCGCTGATTTCCTGGCGCCTGTTCGACGGCGGCCGTGTGCGCGCCGAAATTCGGGCACGCGAGGCGGCCGAGCGGCAGGCCGCGCTGGCCTATGAGCAGGCGGTGCTGACGGCGCTGGGCGACGCCGAGCGCGCGCTGGGCGACTACCACGGCGGGCTAGACACGCTTGAGCGCCGCGGTATGGCACTGGATGCCGCGCGCACCAGCTACGGCCACGCCAAGGCGCGCTATGCGGCAGGCGACATTGCGCTGGTCGAACTGCTGGCCGCCCAGCGCAGCCTGCACGAAGCCGAAACCGCAGCCGCGCGCGCACATACCAACGCCGCCGTGCAACTGGTGGCGCTGTACAAGGCCCTTGGTGGCGGCTGGGACGTATCCACGACGGCATCGACCGCAACCCATCCGCTGCGGGGCGCTGCCGCCCCCGTCGCGTTTTCAAGCCGTTGA
- a CDS encoding ABC transporter permease, translating into MLTSAFSFTRLRAQFIKEVLSVLRDPRSRMVVFVPPILQLLVFAFAATLEVRNVDIAVYDQDAGRWSHELVQRLDSARFITHVRHVDSQQQLHELIDRGEVIAALAIPVDFSRSIAAGESGRAQVLVDGRRSNSGQITVAYLSTIAADVGAEVVPDAQVPTPVVVRHWFNPNLVYRWFIVPGLTGILALFSALLITSLSIARERELGTFDQLLVSPTSTPEIIISKSLPALAIGTALGLFMISAGVFLFGIPFTGSFALLLASLVLFILSVVGIGLMISAVSMTQQQAILGAFAVGVPAVLMSGFATPVENMPVVLQWLAQAIPLTHFLIIVEGSFLKAMPPGDILASLWPLAVIALATLTMATVFVRGRLQ; encoded by the coding sequence ATGTTGACTTCCGCATTCTCGTTCACCCGCCTGCGCGCCCAGTTCATCAAGGAAGTGCTCAGCGTCCTGCGCGACCCGCGCAGCCGCATGGTGGTGTTCGTGCCGCCGATCCTGCAGTTGCTGGTGTTCGCCTTTGCCGCGACGCTGGAAGTGCGCAACGTCGATATCGCCGTCTACGATCAGGATGCGGGGCGCTGGTCGCACGAGTTGGTACAGCGCCTGGACAGCGCCCGCTTCATCACCCACGTCCGGCATGTCGACAGCCAACAGCAGCTCCACGAGCTGATCGACCGTGGCGAGGTGATCGCCGCGCTCGCCATCCCGGTGGATTTCTCGCGCTCCATCGCCGCCGGCGAAAGTGGCCGCGCGCAGGTACTGGTCGATGGCCGGCGCAGCAACTCCGGGCAGATCACCGTGGCCTATCTGTCCACCATCGCCGCCGATGTCGGCGCCGAGGTCGTGCCCGACGCCCAGGTACCAACGCCCGTGGTCGTGCGCCACTGGTTCAACCCGAATCTGGTCTACCGCTGGTTCATCGTGCCCGGCCTGACGGGCATCCTGGCGCTGTTCAGCGCGCTGCTCATCACCTCGCTGTCGATTGCGCGCGAACGTGAACTCGGAACCTTCGACCAGTTGCTGGTGTCGCCCACCTCGACGCCAGAGATCATCATTTCCAAATCACTGCCGGCACTCGCAATTGGCACTGCGCTGGGCCTGTTCATGATCAGCGCGGGCGTCTTCCTGTTCGGCATCCCGTTTACGGGCTCGTTTGCGCTCCTGCTCGCCAGTCTGGTGCTGTTCATCCTGTCGGTGGTCGGCATCGGTCTGATGATTTCCGCGGTCAGCATGACGCAGCAGCAGGCCATCCTGGGGGCGTTCGCCGTCGGCGTGCCGGCGGTGCTGATGTCCGGCTTTGCGACGCCTGTGGAAAACATGCCTGTCGTCCTGCAATGGCTGGCTCAGGCCATTCCACTGACCCATTTCCTCATCATCGTCGAAGGCAGCTTTCTCAAGGCCATGCCGCCCGGTGACATTCTCGCCAGCCTGTGGCCGCTGGCGGTCATCGCCCTGGCCACGCTGACGATGGCCACCGTATTCGTCCGAGGACGCCTGCAATGA
- a CDS encoding MBL fold metallo-hydrolase RNA specificity domain-containing protein, translating to MKLHFLGAAREVTGSCFLVEALNVRFLVDCGMVQGGRTAAARNHEPFPFDPASIDFVLLTHAHIDHSGLLPKLTRAGFKGAIYATPATVDLLGVMLPDSAHIQESDAKRNAQRLRGKDALPPLYTLQDASDCLQQVRGIEYDREFAPRVGVRARFRDAGHILGSAIIEVWVTEHGDPTKLVFSGDLGQPGRPILRDPTTIEDADILVIESTYGNRQHKDFSATEEEMIGIVEKTLFERGGNVIVPAFAVGRTQEILYHLHRLTCEGRLRQPKVFVDSPMATQATRITREHLELFDEQAKRLAGWHARGENLPYLSFTASAEESMALNRIRSGAIIISASGMCDAGRIRHHLRHNLPRRECSILFPGFQAQGTLGRRLIEGAERVRIFGEDIPVRAAIHSVDGLSEHADQKALLDWARGFIHPPAQTFVVHGELSAAQTFAELLQQQLGWQVTVPEHGHALRWPDFLAHE from the coding sequence ATGAAACTGCATTTTCTGGGCGCTGCGCGCGAAGTCACCGGGTCGTGTTTCTTGGTGGAAGCGCTCAACGTACGCTTCCTGGTGGATTGTGGCATGGTTCAGGGCGGCCGCACGGCGGCGGCGCGCAACCATGAGCCATTCCCGTTCGACCCGGCGTCGATTGATTTCGTGCTCCTGACCCATGCCCATATCGACCATAGTGGGCTATTGCCCAAACTCACGCGCGCCGGGTTCAAGGGGGCCATCTACGCCACTCCCGCCACGGTTGATCTGCTGGGCGTGATGCTGCCCGACAGTGCCCACATCCAGGAGAGCGATGCAAAACGCAATGCGCAGCGACTCCGCGGAAAGGACGCACTGCCGCCGCTGTATACGCTGCAGGATGCCAGCGACTGCTTGCAGCAGGTGCGAGGCATCGAATACGACCGGGAGTTCGCGCCCCGCGTCGGGGTGCGCGCCCGATTCCGCGATGCCGGGCACATTCTTGGGTCGGCCATCATCGAGGTCTGGGTCACCGAACATGGCGACCCGACAAAGCTCGTTTTCAGTGGCGACCTCGGCCAGCCGGGGCGCCCGATACTGCGCGACCCGACAACCATCGAGGACGCCGACATCCTCGTCATCGAGTCCACCTACGGCAACCGCCAGCACAAGGATTTCTCGGCGACCGAAGAGGAAATGATCGGCATCGTCGAAAAGACATTGTTCGAACGCGGCGGCAATGTCATCGTGCCGGCCTTCGCGGTCGGCCGAACCCAGGAAATCCTTTATCACCTGCACCGACTCACCTGCGAGGGGCGGCTGCGGCAACCGAAGGTATTTGTCGATTCGCCGATGGCCACGCAGGCCACGCGCATCACGCGCGAGCATCTCGAATTGTTCGACGAACAGGCGAAGCGGTTGGCCGGCTGGCACGCGCGCGGCGAGAACCTCCCATACCTGAGTTTCACAGCGAGCGCTGAGGAGTCCATGGCGCTGAACCGGATTCGCTCCGGGGCCATCATTATTTCTGCCAGCGGCATGTGCGATGCGGGACGCATCCGGCACCACCTGCGGCACAACTTGCCACGCCGCGAATGCAGCATCTTGTTTCCCGGTTTCCAGGCGCAGGGGACGCTTGGCCGGCGCCTGATCGAGGGGGCCGAACGCGTGCGCATCTTCGGTGAGGACATTCCGGTACGTGCTGCGATCCACAGCGTGGATGGCCTCTCGGAGCATGCCGACCAAAAGGCGTTGCTGGATTGGGCTCGGGGTTTTATTCACCCCCCGGCGCAAACCTTCGTGGTGCATGGGGAACTGTCCGCCGCCCAGACCTTCGCCGAACTCTTGCAACAGCAACTCGGCTGGCAGGTCACGGTGCCCGAGCATGGTCATGCGCTGCGCTGGCCGGACTTTCTGGCGCACGAGTGA